The proteins below come from a single Arthrobacter crystallopoietes genomic window:
- a CDS encoding helicase-associated domain-containing protein: MSSIRALADDLAARSDSQLRALLSARPDLCLPPVPDFSALAARACTRISLQRALEKLSRPELDVLETIVLTTDVDAGAGIDADALKPLLVSAPGNTAEPQLDAFLAKLHSLSLLVPASAENQQSAGFLPVASLPDVLGPYPAGLGRTYAKLAAASAEAGERMVAVVAALRVAGYPLPAVDEPALPPADKASAAARALESWLSAADTWDALLAEAPPKAAQLLERFRRSPVGTVPQALRNLAVHDTEASPLEWLLARGLLVPVDASHVELPRAAGIAARGGAVINPWETSAPGLGTGREAAKRGTGTALTVRSSLRDNAAYSAVAETLRLVSELLVLADTTPVATLRAGGVGVREIKRLADELRIDTAEVSWLLELTAAAGLLTLDVDTSKWRTNDAGTYGALDRHHQWLLLATAWLALDRAPALVGSPAQPGSRPDSRPGVRPGSQPDAARSGINALAAEASRPDAPAVRRRLLDALAELSLPIGDGTSVAAPAESLLTDYLCWHQPRLRRRFERLVPGMLVESASLGLLGSGALTELGAALAAGEPEEAAELLDKQLPEPLSHFLLQADLTAVAPGYLEPAVNRELALLSTAEGQGPAAIYRFSADSVRRALDAGQDAEGILEFLTRHSATEVPQPLRYLVEDTAARHGAVRVGSMSAYLRSNDPDLLDALLTDPRAALLGLRRLAPTVLASKSSARELLHTLRELGYSPAPDKDDDGVALTAAGDVAGSSPASREAGRVGGSAPSSFPVRTNPWLLMDEDLQAQLDRLRGAGTPAKSAAGAEAEPLLALETLRKAIRLKQLVRIGFVEPNGTHRREILQPLSVGGGRLRVFDARRDSERVVSIHRVMDIELVDEAGGKKRSTTDG; encoded by the coding sequence ATGTCCTCCATCCGTGCGCTGGCCGATGATTTGGCTGCCCGCAGCGACAGCCAGCTGCGGGCGTTGCTGAGCGCCCGCCCGGATTTATGCTTGCCTCCGGTTCCGGATTTTTCCGCTCTGGCCGCCCGGGCCTGCACCAGAATCAGCCTGCAGCGGGCGCTGGAGAAACTCTCCCGGCCGGAGCTGGACGTGCTCGAAACCATCGTCCTGACCACCGACGTCGACGCCGGCGCAGGCATCGACGCGGACGCACTCAAACCACTGCTCGTCTCTGCCCCGGGCAACACCGCCGAGCCCCAACTGGACGCCTTCCTCGCCAAGCTGCATTCGCTGAGCCTGCTGGTGCCGGCTTCTGCCGAAAATCAGCAGTCGGCGGGGTTCCTGCCGGTGGCCAGCCTGCCTGACGTGCTTGGTCCTTATCCGGCCGGTCTGGGCCGCACCTACGCGAAGCTAGCCGCCGCGAGCGCCGAGGCGGGCGAACGGATGGTCGCCGTCGTCGCTGCCCTCAGGGTCGCCGGCTACCCGCTGCCCGCCGTGGACGAGCCTGCGCTGCCTCCGGCGGACAAGGCTTCCGCCGCTGCCCGCGCCCTGGAATCCTGGCTCTCCGCCGCCGACACCTGGGATGCGCTGCTGGCTGAGGCGCCGCCGAAGGCCGCCCAGCTGCTGGAGCGGTTCCGCCGCTCGCCGGTAGGCACAGTCCCGCAGGCGCTCCGGAATCTGGCAGTGCACGATACCGAGGCCTCGCCGCTGGAGTGGCTACTCGCCCGCGGCCTGCTGGTGCCGGTGGACGCAAGCCACGTTGAACTGCCGCGCGCCGCCGGGATCGCGGCCCGCGGCGGCGCCGTGATCAACCCCTGGGAAACCTCGGCCCCCGGGCTCGGGACGGGCAGGGAAGCCGCCAAGCGGGGCACCGGGACAGCGCTGACGGTACGCTCCAGCCTGCGCGACAACGCCGCCTATTCCGCCGTCGCCGAGACCTTGCGGCTGGTCTCCGAGCTCCTGGTGCTCGCGGACACGACACCGGTGGCAACCCTGCGTGCCGGAGGTGTCGGCGTGCGCGAAATCAAGCGGTTGGCGGACGAGCTCCGCATCGACACCGCCGAGGTGTCCTGGCTGCTCGAGCTGACTGCCGCGGCCGGGCTGCTCACCTTGGACGTGGATACCAGTAAGTGGAGGACCAACGACGCCGGCACTTACGGCGCGCTTGACCGTCACCATCAGTGGCTGCTGCTGGCAACGGCATGGCTGGCACTCGACCGCGCGCCGGCGTTGGTGGGCTCCCCGGCCCAGCCGGGCTCCCGGCCAGACTCACGGCCAGGCGTGCGGCCTGGCTCCCAGCCGGACGCGGCGAGGTCCGGCATTAACGCCCTCGCCGCGGAAGCATCGCGTCCCGACGCACCCGCCGTCCGCCGTCGTTTGCTTGATGCCCTTGCCGAACTCTCCCTCCCGATCGGCGACGGCACATCGGTGGCGGCACCGGCAGAATCCCTGCTGACCGATTACCTCTGCTGGCACCAGCCGCGGCTCCGCCGCCGGTTCGAGCGTCTGGTCCCGGGCATGCTGGTTGAGTCCGCGAGCCTGGGCCTGCTCGGCTCCGGTGCGCTGACCGAGCTGGGCGCCGCGCTGGCCGCCGGCGAGCCGGAGGAAGCCGCGGAACTGTTGGATAAGCAACTGCCGGAACCGCTGAGCCACTTCCTGCTGCAGGCGGACCTGACCGCGGTGGCCCCGGGTTACCTGGAGCCGGCGGTGAACCGCGAACTGGCGTTGCTTTCCACCGCCGAGGGGCAGGGGCCGGCTGCCATCTACCGGTTCTCCGCGGATTCCGTCCGCCGCGCCCTGGATGCGGGGCAGGACGCCGAGGGCATCCTCGAATTCCTGACCCGCCACTCGGCCACCGAGGTGCCGCAGCCACTGCGCTACCTTGTCGAAGACACCGCGGCCCGGCACGGTGCCGTCCGCGTGGGCAGCATGTCCGCCTACTTGCGCAGCAACGACCCCGACCTCCTGGACGCGTTGCTGACGGATCCGCGGGCCGCGCTGCTGGGGCTGCGGAGGCTGGCGCCCACCGTGCTGGCGTCGAAGTCGAGCGCCCGCGAACTGCTGCACACCCTGCGCGAGCTCGGCTACTCCCCCGCACCGGATAAGGACGACGACGGCGTTGCCCTCACCGCTGCGGGGGATGTGGCGGGAAGTAGCCCCGCGTCCCGTGAGGCTGGCCGTGTGGGTGGCAGCGCGCCGTCGTCGTTCCCGGTCCGGACCAATCCTTGGCTGCTCATGGACGAAGACCTGCAGGCCCAGCTGGACCGGTTGCGCGGAGCCGGCACGCCGGCCAAGTCCGCCGCGGGCGCCGAGGCGGAACCACTGCTGGCCTTGGAGACCCTGCGCAAGGCGATCCGGCTCAAGCAGCTGGTCCGGATCGGATTTGTGGAGCCCAACGGGACCCACCGGCGCGAAATCCTGCAGCCGCTTTCCGTGGGCGGCGGGCGGCTGCGGGTCTTCGACGCGCGGCGCGACAGCGAGCGCGTGGTCTCGATCCACCGCGTGATGGACATTGAGCTGGTCGATGAGGCTGGCGGCAAGAAGAGGAGCACCACCGATGGCTGA
- a CDS encoding DNA repair helicase XPB: MADGPLIVQSDKTILLEVDHEQATEARHAIAAFAELERAPEHMHSYRITPLGLWNARAAGLDAEQVLDTLLQYSRFPVPHALLIDIEETMSRYGRLRLEKDPQHGLVLRTDDYPVLEEVMHAKKIQPLLGPRIDGETTVVHSSQRGQLKQLLLKLGWPAEDLAGYVDGTPHPIALEENGWKLRPYQQVATENFWAGGSGVVVLPCGAGKTLVGAAAMATSQTTTLILVTNTVSARQWKDELLKRTTLTEDEIGEYSGSLKEVRPVTIATYQVLTLRRGGLYPHLELVDNNDWGLIIYDEVHLLPAPIFRMTADLQARRRLGLTATLVREDGREGEVFSLIGPKRYDAPWKDIEAQGYIAPADCVEVRVDLPRDERTAYAMADDADKYRLCATSDTKNSVVEQLVTHHKGEQLLVIGQYIDQLDELAERLAAPLIKGETSVKERQRLFDEFRSGSLHTLVVSKVANFSIDLPEASVAIQVSGSFGSRQEEAQRLGRLLRPKSDGRAARFYTVVARETLDQEFAAKRQRFLAEQGYAYTILDAKDVGKTGS; encoded by the coding sequence ATGGCTGACGGGCCGCTGATCGTCCAGAGCGACAAGACCATCCTGCTGGAGGTCGACCATGAGCAGGCCACCGAGGCGCGCCACGCCATCGCGGCCTTCGCCGAACTCGAGCGCGCACCGGAGCATATGCACAGCTACCGGATCACGCCGTTGGGGCTGTGGAACGCGCGCGCTGCCGGCCTGGATGCCGAGCAGGTGCTGGACACCTTGTTGCAGTATTCGCGCTTCCCCGTGCCGCACGCACTGCTGATCGACATCGAAGAGACGATGTCCCGGTACGGGCGGCTGCGGCTGGAAAAAGACCCGCAGCACGGGCTCGTGCTGCGCACCGACGACTATCCGGTGCTCGAGGAAGTCATGCACGCCAAGAAGATCCAACCGCTGCTCGGCCCGCGGATCGACGGCGAGACCACCGTGGTGCATTCCTCGCAGCGCGGCCAGCTCAAGCAGTTGCTGCTTAAACTCGGCTGGCCCGCCGAGGACCTGGCCGGTTACGTGGACGGCACGCCGCATCCGATCGCGCTGGAAGAGAACGGTTGGAAGCTCCGCCCCTACCAGCAGGTGGCAACGGAGAACTTCTGGGCCGGCGGTTCCGGCGTCGTTGTTCTGCCCTGCGGTGCGGGCAAAACGCTGGTGGGCGCCGCGGCGATGGCCACGAGCCAGACCACCACGCTGATCCTGGTGACCAACACGGTCTCCGCGCGGCAGTGGAAGGACGAGCTGCTCAAGCGCACCACGCTCACGGAGGACGAGATCGGCGAATACTCGGGCTCGCTCAAGGAGGTGCGCCCGGTGACCATCGCTACGTACCAGGTGCTCACGCTGCGCCGCGGCGGCCTCTATCCGCATCTGGAGCTGGTGGACAACAATGACTGGGGTCTGATCATTTACGACGAGGTGCACCTGCTGCCGGCGCCGATCTTCCGGATGACTGCGGATCTGCAGGCCCGGCGGCGGCTCGGCCTGACGGCGACGCTGGTGCGCGAGGACGGCCGTGAGGGCGAGGTGTTCTCGCTGATCGGGCCTAAGCGTTATGACGCCCCATGGAAGGACATCGAGGCGCAGGGCTACATTGCGCCGGCAGACTGCGTGGAGGTGCGGGTGGATCTGCCGCGCGACGAGCGTACGGCGTACGCGATGGCCGACGACGCCGACAAGTACCGTCTCTGCGCGACGTCCGATACCAAGAACTCGGTGGTGGAGCAGCTGGTGACCCACCACAAGGGCGAGCAGCTGCTGGTGATCGGGCAGTACATCGACCAGCTGGACGAGCTCGCTGAACGGCTGGCCGCGCCGTTGATCAAGGGCGAAACCTCGGTGAAGGAGCGCCAGCGGCTCTTCGACGAGTTCCGGTCCGGCTCCCTGCACACCCTGGTGGTTTCCAAGGTGGCGAACTTCTCGATCGATCTGCCCGAAGCGTCGGTGGCGATCCAGGTTTCCGGTTCGTTCGGCTCGCGGCAGGAGGAAGCCCAGCGGCTGGGACGGCTGCTGCGGCCCAAGTCGGACGGCCGGGCTGCGCGGTTCTACACCGTGGTGGCGAGGGAGACGCTGGACCAGGAATTTGCCGCCAAACGCCAGCGCTTCCTCGCGGAACAGGGTTACGCCTACACCATTCTCGATGCCAAAGATGTTGGAAAGACGGGGAGCTGA